The Bacteroidota bacterium region AAAATATGTCTATCTAAAATTGTAATGTCTTCAACAAAACCAATATTTCTTAAAAAATGACTTGATTCTTTTAAACCATAACCTTTTATATTTTTATTCAGCCAATTTCTTTTATCAAAAACAGTTTGTTGTTCCGACATTGTTTTTCTAATTCCTTTTGAATTATTAAAAAACATTTCACGGGCTTCTACTACATATCTTGCTTTATTATTTTTAAACCTAACAAGATTCATCTCTTTAGCAAGATTTTCAGCTTTACTTTTAAACAACATTTGATTTTCTGACAAACTAATTATTGTTTGCCAGGCATTTTCAGCTTTAGATTGAGGGGTAAGTAAACAAAAA contains the following coding sequences:
- a CDS encoding N-glycosylase/DNA lyase, coding for MEKLFDTYKKIKADILNRIIEFKFIWNNADEKRLFQELAFCLLTPQSKAENAWQTIISLSENQMLFKSKAENLAKEMNLVRFKNNKARYVVEAREMFFNNSKGIRKTMSEQQTVFDKRNWLNKNIKGYGLKESSHFLRNIGFVEDITILDRHILKNLKNFNVIKEIPKSISENKYFEIENKMKEFSNEIKIPLSHLDFIFWYNETKTLFK